One stretch of Armigeres subalbatus isolate Guangzhou_Male chromosome 2, GZ_Asu_2, whole genome shotgun sequence DNA includes these proteins:
- the LOC134218004 gene encoding fibrinogen-like protein 1, with amino-acid sequence MRLLQLAAFLMIINLAFTTYHIPYIASQDNPLMVVLQLMHANIDQLANGMETLKNKLGHLKNELFSAPTCPNKTIDGVYRLKPSQSFISAYCHYDQNDSNGWIVFLRRSSGLLSFSRLWNDYRAGFGDLRGDHWLGLEKLYQITRMGNYELKVVLKSFEEEHMWARYDGFKISDEFDRYRLQLGRFAGGNVENKLNNHNAMKFSTPDNDNDVWDGNCAELYKSGWWFNECHTVNLNGMYRNNTQFDKIIWDGKTLKEAQMMIRIIKSK; translated from the exons ATGAGATTGCTACAACTCGCAGCATTTTTGATGATCATTAATTTGGCATTCACCACTTACCACATACCGTACATTGCCTCTCAAGATAACCCATTGATGGTGGTGTTACAACTGATGCATGCCAATATTGACCAGTTGGCAAACGGAATGGAAACACTTAAGAACAAATTGGGTCATCTGAAAAACG AACTATTCTCCGCTCCAACATGCCCCAATAAAACCATCGATGGTGTTTACCGCTTGAAACCGTCCCAGTCGTTCATATCGGCGTACTGCCACTACGACCAAAATGACTCAAACGGTTGGATCGTTTTCCTCAGACGTTCCAGTGGATTGTTAAGTTTCTCCCGCCTTTGGAACGACTATCGCGCTGGTTTTGGAGATCTGCGAGGCGATCATTGGTTGGGTCTGGAAAAGCTATATCAGATCACCCGTATGGGAAATTATGAGCTGAAGGTAgttttgaaaagttttgaaGAGGAGCACATGTGGGCCAGGTATGACGGATTTAAAATTTCCGATGAATTTGATCGGTACCGATTGCAACTGGGACGATTTGCTGGGGGAAATGTCGAGAACAAACTGAACAATCACAACGCTATGAAATTTTCCACCCCGGATAACGACAATGATGTGTGGGATGGCAACTGTGCAGAATTGTACAAGAGTGGATGGTGGTTCAACGAATGCCACACAGT AAATCTCAACGGGATGTACAGAAACAACACACAATTTGACAAAATAATTTGGGACGGCAAAACTTTGAAGGAAGCTCAGATGATGATTCGAATTATAAAATCTAAATAA